The Terriglobales bacterium region GATCCCGCCGGGCAGCCGGCCTACTACGCGCCCGACGGCAAGTCGCTGAAGAAGGCTTTCCTTCGGTCACCCCTGAAGTTCGCGGCCCCGGTGACCTCACGCTTCAGCCGCAGCCGTTTCCATCCCATTCTCAAGCGCTATCGACCACATCTGGGAACGGACTACGGAGCGCCGCGCGGCACTCCCGTACAAGCCATCGGCGAAGGGCGCGTGGTCGCGGCAGGATGGATGGGAGGAGGCGGCAATGGCGTCCGCTTGCATCACCCCAACGGTTACGAAACCATGTACCTGCATCTCTCGCGCATCCTGGTGCGCCGCGGCGCCGTCGTGCACCAGGGCCAGGTGATCGGCCTGGTGGGCGCCACTGGCCTTGCCACCGGCCCGCACCTGGACTTCCGCATTACGCAGCACGGCCAGTACCGCAACTTCGAAGCACTGCGACTGCCGCCGGCCGAACCGGTCGCGAAGAGCGATTGGGAAGAGTTCGTCGCTCTCCGGGATAAGTTCCTGCCCCGGTTACCGGACCGCAACACTGTTCTGGCGCGCGCCGAGTCGACCTCGAATACCACCGACTGATCGCAAATCCGCTCGCGCTACCCGCCCGCCAACTCCCTGCGCTGCATGGCCGAGAGTTGCAGGAGCGCGTTTTCGATGACTTTCAGCGCGATGCCCCAGCGCCGCCGGGCGTCGCTCTCATCGTCGCCATATCCGTAGAGATAGAAAGTAATGCAGAAGCCCTCCCGCGGCGGCTCACCCGGCTGCTCGCCGTGATAGTAACAACGGCGCACGATGAACTCTGCCGCCGACGGTATTTCGGGCACGCGGTGCAGCAGCCGCGAGGCGCGGTCGGCAAAGTCCTCATGGGCCTCGAAAACGAACCGCGGCGCGGGGTCGGCAAAAATCAGGTCAATGTAGGAGCCGAACTTCCAACCCACGCCGTAGATGGCTTCCTCTTCGCTGAGCTCATTGCTCAGCCAGGTGTCGCACTTGGCGGTCTCCAGGATCGAGTTGGGGGAATTGATGGAGGCCAGGAACTCACCCAGTTCACGATGGTGGTGCGCTTCATCGATATTCAGCAGCAGTTCGGGCTGGCGCTTCAGGTCGTAGTAGCGCACCCGTCCGTCGGCAGACGCCCAGGGAACCTCCAGGACATCGTCCTCGCGTCCCAGTTCGACGGAAGCATCGGCTTGCACGGGTTTATGGTTGCACTTTTTCCGGGAAATTGACAGGGGATGATGCCGACGAAAACTGCGCGCTCAGGAACTCCACCACAGTCTGCTCCGCCCAGCGGCCGTCGTAATCCCCCGCCGGCGCCAGGAACGCACAGTGTCCGCCACGCCGCGTTTCCAGGAAGGTGATGTTGGGATTGGCCCGGATGTGCACGCGGGTCAGCGGCAGCAAGGGGATGAACGGATCGTCATCGGAATGAACGATCAGCGTAGGCCGGGCGATGCGGTCTACCACGCGGGAGGCGGAAGAACGCTCGTAGTAGTCGTCAGCGTCACGGAAGCCACTGTAGCGCGCTGTTACCTGGTCGTCGAACTCGCGCACGCTGCGCATCCAGCGGAGGCTCTCCCGCGCATAGCGGCCCGGGAACAGGCGCACCTTCAGACGGATGCGCCGCTCCAGTCCCCGGAGGAAATTCCACTCGTAGAGCCGGTTCTCGGGCAGATGAATGGCGTCGGCCGCCGCAGCCAGGTCCATGGACGGAGATACGGCAGCGAACGCGAGCACCTCCGGAGGAGCGCCGTCTCCCCACTCGCCCGCGAGCTTCGTCACCAGGTTGCCGCCCATGGAGAATCCGACCAGCGCGAGGCGCAGCAGGCCCTCGGCAATCAGCGCCCGTGCGACGGCGCCCATGTCGCCCGAGAGCCCGGAGTGGTAGAGCGTGGGCGTCAGCCGCTCGGAACCGCCGCAGTTGCGCTGGTTCATTCGCACCACGTTCATGCCCGCGGCCCACGCCTTGGCCGCCGTGCCCAGAACGTACTGCGAGTCGCTCGATCCCTCCAGGCCGTGCACCAGCACCACGGTCAGGGCCGCATGCCGGTCCGCCTGCCAGTGGCAATGGCATAAGACCTCCGAGCCCTCCTCCACTTTGAACCGCCGCTCCTCAGGAGGCGGCAGCCGGTATCGTCGCGGCAAGAAGGTCGCCGCGATGGTCTGCCGGTGCGGCCCCGCAAGGCCAAGTCGTGGATGAAAGGGGTGGCTGGGAGCGAAGGCGGGGGGCATCGTCTGGGGTTTCATTCTACCGGCGCGTTGCGAACCGCGCGCCGCCAATGCTATGTTCTTGCTGAGGTCTGATCGTGCCCATCTTCGAGTACGTGTGCAAGCAATGCCGCCAGCGCTTCGAAGCCGTGGTGTATGGTGCGCAGAAGCCGGAGTGCCCGTCCTGCCACAGCGTAGGCCTGGAGCAGCAACTCTCCGTGTTCTCCGTGGGAGCGAGCAAGACGCACGCCCGTTCCCGTCCCGCCGCTGCTCCCTGCGGCACTTGTGGCGACCCCCGCGGGCCGGGCTCGTGCGCGATGGATTGACCCCGCAGTCCGGCTCTAGCTGCTGATTGCGGCCCGCTTGTGCTCTTCCACCACCAGCTGAGCTACCACCCACGCCATCGCCGCGAACGCCACCACGGAGAGCTGTACGTGCGTCACCTGGGTCACCACGCCCAGCAAAGGCAGCGCATACGAAAGATAGAGCAACACCCGCATCGCTGGAGACCAGCGGTGCGCTGGATTCGCCAGCGCCCAATTCCCCGGTAGGAGCATCGCGGGCGCCAGGATCACCAGGTCGTACACGGTCAGGTGTGGAGCCACCAGCACCGTAGCCAGGAGAAGCCCGGAGTAACGTAACGGCATCGGGGATTTCGTCCTCCAGAACCATACCGTTCCCGTCAGGACCACCCCCGCGGTGGCAAGGTAGAGCCAGAGAGCCGGGCCGTCCCAAGGCACCAGCAGGCTCCAGAACGCCCGCAGCGAGTGCATCTGATAGAGCTTGGGCTCGAGCACGGAGGACATCTCGCCCAGCCTCCATAGCGTCCGCCAGTACTGCTCCATCACGCTCGATCCCCAAGCAGCCCAGCCCGACGCCAGTTGCGCCGCCGCTCCCGCCACCGCACCCAGCACCACCTTCCATTGGCCAGTGACGACAAATACGACCGCCGCAGCCAGACCGAGTTGCGGTTTGTAGATCAGCATGCCGATGGCCAGTCCGGCCAGCAGCGGGCGCTTCGCCTCCAGCGCCAGGTAGGCCAGCGTGAAGCAGGCCAGCGCCAGGGCCGAGGTTTGTCCGTGGGCGATCAGGTTGAAGAACGCGGGTGAGGCAAACACCAGCAAGAGGACAGTTCCGCGGTGTCGCCCGAGCTCCGGGCAGCGTCGCCATACGACGTGGCAGCACGCACCATAAAGGGCGGCGCTAATGGCCATCCACAGCACGGCGGCGGCGGGATAGGGCAGGCGCGCCAGCGGAGCGAACAGCAGCGCCATCTGCGGTCCATGCACCGGCTGGAAGAAGAAGCCCTTGGAATCCGGCACCAACCGCTCCGACTCAGCCTTCTGCGCGTAGGCGTCGTAGAGGTCGGCGGCGCGGCCCTGGTTGGCCAGCGATCCCAGCGTATAGAAGTGCAGGAAGTCAGCGCCCTTGACGATGCCCGAGCGATCGCGCATCCCCGGCGTCCACAAGCTGATACCGTAGACCAGCCACAGGCACAGCCCCAGCAGCGCCGCGTGCCTGCGCACGCGACGCTCGGTGAGCCACGCCGCCATCCGCTCCAGGGGCCGGGTCATCGGAGGCGACATTGTAGCCGCTAGTCCGCTCGCCTCAACGCCTTCCCGACATCGACGCCGAATTGCGGCTCTTTCGCCGTCCCGCTGACCTGGATCGGCAACAGGGTGCCGGCACCTTTGCGGGCAAACCACGGATCGATCGCTTTGAGCATGAACGACTTTACGCCCGTGGTGGTCTCGGACAACTTCGCCTCCAGGGCGAGCGTTCCACGAAGATCCAAGGTACCAGGCAGCAGGTCATAGTGCCCTTGAAGACGGACCGTCGCACCCGGTACTTTGAAAGTGAGCCGCGAAAGCGACAGCCTTCCGTTCCTCAACTGAAAGCGGCCCGCCAGGTCCGAGGCGACCTCCGAGCCCTCCGTTTCAGTCTTGCCCCGGCCGCGTGCGCTCAACGTTCCCAGTTTCTTCCGAACGCTCAGCTTGGTGAAGCGGGCGCTGGCGAGGTGAAAATCGCCACGCAAATCAAGGCGCTGTGCGATTCTTTCGTTTCCCGGCGGCAGTAGGAACGTCGTCTGGAGGCGCACCGGACCGGTCATGGGAGGGGCAGTGTCCTTCACCGCCAGGCGCAACAGGTCTTCGATCCTCCCTTCGGGCACGTTGACATCCAACGCGACCACACGCCCCTTCGGGTCCACCGTTCGTGCCACCCCTCCACGGGCGATGATGGTGGAGTTCCCGAGGCGTGCCTCTACCGGATCCAGGAACGTGTCACCGCTTGTGCCGTCCACCACCGCGCTGAAACGGGTGTGCAACGGAATGGGATTGCCGGCAATGTCGACGCTGAAATCGGGGGTGTCCGTCTCGCCCTCCACTGCCAAGCGTCCGAGAATGCCTTCGAACGTCCCGCGAGAGGAAAGAATCCCGCCGATGCCACGGATGGTGTTGAGGTCGGCGTCGCGGAAACTATAGTCGCCGGAGACCGGAGTCAGGCTCGGCTCCTCTGCCACCCAGGGGCCGAAGTGGCCGGTTGCATCGATTTCGCCCAGCGGCTTCGGGTTGGTGAGGCTGGCGCGGAAAGACATCGCACGGTCGGATCCGGAGGACCGCAGCACCAGGTGGTGAATATCGAACACGACGGGTAGTCTTCCCTCTCGCTTCGGCAGAATGATCAGTTGCGCATCGTCGGAAACGATTTCCCCCACCACGATCCGGTAGGCCGCGAGCTTCCTTCCGAGGGAGCTTCGGGTCGACGGGACGGGTGGTGGTACGGTAATTTTCAGCCCCTCCACCTGGACTCGGTTGACGTGTGGCGGCTTCCTCAGCAGCCCCCATAGGCTGGTTTCGACAGTAAACGCTCTCACGTGGAAGAGGGGAGGCACGTCTCTACGCTCAGGACTTCGCAGGGTGAGCTCTTGGCCGGCGATTCGGAGAAACAGGAGGCCGGAGATCTCGAGCTGTCGAATCTCGACTTCGCCTTCGAACCGTTCTTGCACCATCGCCACCACGCGCTGCTTCGCAAACGGCATGACCCAATGCCTGCGAAGCGCCGAGCCGGCCAGGATGATGGCCACCAGGCCGAGACCGGCGACGACTGCAATCGCAAAGCGCCTGCCGCGCGTGCCGCCGACAGTTGTCACTCCGGCCTCCCCGGAAGGCTTCGTGACTGGGTTACTCAGCGCGTGTTCAAGGCTGGACCCGGCCTTGGGAAGTTGGATGCGGGTTCGAAGGACGTCACTTGGGGTGGGTGATGGGGCTTGAACCCACAACGTCCGGAGCCACAGTCCGGTGCTCTACCAATTGAGCTACACCCACCGCAACCACTCAATTATAGCAAGCGTGATTGGGGACAGTTTCGGCGGAAAAGGCCAAGCGGACGGCCCGGCAGCCGTCCGCTTGTTGTTCAGGAGGAGAGAGACAGAAGCTAGGAGCGGCCCACGCCGACGTATTCGAAGCCCATGGCGCGCAGTCGCGTCGCGTCGAGCAGGTTCTTGGTGTCCACGATGAGCGGCCGCTTCAGCGTGCGCTTGATGCGGTCGAAATCGAGGTCGCGGAACTCCGGCCAGCCGGTCCCAACCACCAGGGCGTCGGAACCTTCGGCGGCGGCGTACGGCGTCTCACAGTACTTCACCGTGCCGTTCAGTTCCTGGCGCGCTTCAGACATGGCTACCGGATCGTAGGCGCGAACGTGCGCGCCCCGCGCGGTCAGCCGCCGCGCCAACTGCACGGCCGAGGACTGGGCCACAGAGTTGGTATGCGGCTTGAATGCCAGGCCGAGGATGCCCACTTCCTTGCCCGGGACGCTGTGCAGCAGCGTCGTGATCTTGTCCGCCATGCGGTCGGAGATGGTGGCGTTCACCTCGCGGGCGGCCGCCAGCACCTTCAGAGCCTGGCCGTGGCGCACCGCGAGCTGCGCCAGCGAATCCATCTGCGTCTCCACGAAGGGGCCGCCGAACGCCGTGCCCGGCTGCAGGCAGCGGGGCGCGATCTTGCGATCCAAACCCAGGGCCAGGGCAAGGTCGACCGCGTCGGCCTGCACGCCTTCGCACAGCGATGCAATCTCGTTGATGAAGGCGACCTTGGTGGCCAGGTACGCGGTCGCAGCTTCGCGCACCAACTCGGCGGTCGACGGACTGGTAACGATCACCGGCACGCCGCGCATGATCAGCGGGCGGTAGATCTGCTTGAGCGTGAACACGGCTTCGTTCGACCCGGTACCCAGTACGATGCGGTCCGGCCAGTTGAAGTCCTCCACGGCGCAACCGTCCGTGAGGAACATGGGTTGAGCAACGACCTGCAGGTCTTGCTTGGTTTCCTGCAGCCGTTGCTCAATACGCACGGCCGTGCCCACCGGCACGGGCGTGGCAATCACCACGACGGAACGGGGACGGGCGTTGGCGGAGATTTCCTCCGCCGCTTCGTCGATCTGCCGGCTTGAGTCCGGAGCCAGGTAGAAGACGTCCGCCCGGCTGGTGAAGTGCGCCAGCTCGGTGGTATAGGTGAGCCGACCCACGCGCACGTTGCGGCGAACCATGTCCGTCAGGTTTTTCTCGCAGAAGGGCAACTGGCCCTGCTGCAGACGGGCGATGCGGATCTCGTCGCGGTCGTAGCAGGTGACTGGAAGCCCAAAGTCGGCCAGGCAGGCCGAGACCACCGTGCCCAGATAGCCGGTGCCGTACACTCCGATATGCATTGCAGGATCCTTTCGGGGCCCGTGTGCGCATTCGCCCACCAGCCTCTGTTAACTAAGGGGAGGAGGCTTGCTTTTCCCCGACTGGCGGCCCGCAGGCCGCCTGTGCTCCTACCTGTGTACGCTGGGTGCCATCCCGCAACAAGATGAGGAAAGGCCATGGACCAATGGGGAGAAGCCGGCTCGCCGGGTAGCGGCGGTTTCGCAGGTCGCTAGCTGACTGAAAACACAAGCGTTAGGCAGGGGCACCGAAAACGCCGCTGCCCAACTCGACCCGCTTAGCGCGGACGCGTGAGTTGCCTGCCCAGGTGCACCGGGGCCAGATCGACCCAGCGGTTGTGCGGACCTTCACGCACAAACGTCAGCTCGTCCAGGCGGATGGTGCGGGGGCCGCGATAGCGGCTCCAGCGCTCACGGGAGAGCGCCTCCGCGGCCTGCGCCTCGGCGTCCGCGGCCAGTTTGACGACGGTCAGGTGCGGACGGTAGGCCCACGGCTCCAGGAACTCCAGGCTGCCCCGATTCAGGTGGTCGTGCAGGCGCCGCATCTGCTCGGCTCCCTCCTTCACCTGGATGTGCACCGTGGGAGTGATGGGGACGAAGGTGTCCACGTCGCCCAGGACGATATCGAAGGGCTGAAACGTGGAACACAGTTCCTCCAGCGTTCCCAGGGCGGCGGCTTCACTGCCGGTGATGAGACGGGGCGGCAGGATGCTGACGTGGGCGGGAGAATGGCTGTGTTCGGGGTAGACCTCGCGGCGCAGCTCTTCGACGAAACGTCCGACGGAGTTCCGTACGTAAGCCACCACCGCATAATGCAGCGGCTGCATACCGGAGAACGATTATAAGCCCGCAATGGAGGCGCGGGAAGGCAGCATCTTGGCCGGCATCGTGGCCGCGGTGCGCTATGCTGGCGGCATGACCATCCGCGCCGAGCCGGAGATCATTCCGCCCGGGGCCGAGCCGCGCCGCTCGCGCACTCTCGAGGACGAGCAGCTCGACTTTCTCGCGGCCCTGATGGACGACCTGTTCCGTATTCCGGGAACAGAGATCCGCTTCGGGCTCGACCCTTTGGTGGGCCTGCTGCCCGGCCTCGGCGACATGCTCACCGGCCTGGTCTCGGCGCTGCTGCTGCACGCTGCCTGGGAGCGCGGGCTGCCTGGGGTAGCCATCGCCCGCATGATGTCCAATGTGGCCATCGACTCCGTGCTGGGCAGCGTTCCGCTGCTGGGCGACATCTTCGACGTCGCCTGGAAGTCCAACCGGCGGAACTTCGCGCTCCTGCAGAAATACGGCGGCGCCCAGCGGCGCCGACAGACGCTGCGAGACACCTTGTTCCTCATCGGCCTGCTGGCGGCAGTGTTGGCGCTGGCCGCGCTGCCGTTGGTACTGCTGGTGCTGCTGGTGAGGTGGGTGCGGGGTGGGTAGCTTGGCCGCGAACTCGGCGGGCGCCGCTGAAACAGCTTGGGCTACAATCGAATCGTCGGGGCGTAGCGCAGCCTGGTAGCGCACCTGCCTTGGGCGCAGGGGGTCGGAGGTTCAAATCCTCTCGCCCCGACCATGGTTGAAGTCCGCCAAGGCCGCAGGTCGCTGGTACCGATGGTGCTGTCAGCTGTTATCTAATTCCGGATGCATCGAGAAACACTTCGGCAAAATCAAACGCGGCCCGCGCTAGGAAATGAACATCTGTTCGGCGTGGCTGGGCCTAGAAGCCGGTGGACCTCGGCTCGCGCCACGTATAGTCGAAACAACTGCGGCATGGGGCGAAAGGAGAACGATGACGTACCAACCAATCGAGAACTACGGGATCATCGGCGACATGCACACCGTGGCCCTAGTGGGCATGAACGGTTCGATTGACTGGCTCTGTTTTCCTCATTTTGACTCACCGAGCGTTTTTGCTGCCATTCTGGACGACAGGAAGGGAGGGCGGTTCCGCATCGCGCCGACTGAGAAAGATGTAACCAACAAGCAGCTTTACTGGCCGGGCACCAACATCTTGCTGACTCGATTTTTCTCACCCGACGGCGTCGGCGAAATCACTGACTACATGCCTGTGGAGTTTCCGATTGAGTACAAGGACAAGGGACGCCATCATCTGATCCGGCGGGTGAGCGTAGTGCGGGGGTCGTTCCGATTCCAGTTGGAATGCAGTCCGGCTTTTAACTATGCCCGGGACCGGCACACTTTGGAAGTCAGCGACGAAGGGGCCTGCTTCACGTCGCCCTCACTCCGGCTGAGCCTGACCACCGATGTGCCGCTGCAGCGGGACAACGAAGGTGTTACCGCCGAGTTCGTTCTGGAGGAAGGGCAGACTGCCATTTTCGTGTTGCAGGAGATTCCGGCGGGAGCTGCCTGCGGCCTGACACTGTCCGAAAGTGAAGCCACCGACCTATTTCGCCGCACTGTGGACTTCTGGCGCAGTTGGCTCGCCCGCTGCCAGTATCGCGGCCGATGGCGCGAAATGGTGGAGCGTTCGGCACTTGCACTGAAGCTCCTC contains the following coding sequences:
- a CDS encoding glycosyltransferase family 87 protein — encoded protein: MTRPLERMAAWLTERRVRRHAALLGLCLWLVYGISLWTPGMRDRSGIVKGADFLHFYTLGSLANQGRAADLYDAYAQKAESERLVPDSKGFFFQPVHGPQMALLFAPLARLPYPAAAVLWMAISAALYGACCHVVWRRCPELGRHRGTVLLLVFASPAFFNLIAHGQTSALALACFTLAYLALEAKRPLLAGLAIGMLIYKPQLGLAAAVVFVVTGQWKVVLGAVAGAAAQLASGWAAWGSSVMEQYWRTLWRLGEMSSVLEPKLYQMHSLRAFWSLLVPWDGPALWLYLATAGVVLTGTVWFWRTKSPMPLRYSGLLLATVLVAPHLTVYDLVILAPAMLLPGNWALANPAHRWSPAMRVLLYLSYALPLLGVVTQVTHVQLSVVAFAAMAWVVAQLVVEEHKRAAISS
- a CDS encoding DUF4112 domain-containing protein produces the protein MEAREGSILAGIVAAVRYAGGMTIRAEPEIIPPGAEPRRSRTLEDEQLDFLAALMDDLFRIPGTEIRFGLDPLVGLLPGLGDMLTGLVSALLLHAAWERGLPGVAIARMMSNVAIDSVLGSVPLLGDIFDVAWKSNRRNFALLQKYGGAQRRRQTLRDTLFLIGLLAAVLALAALPLVLLVLLVRWVRGG
- a CDS encoding FmdB family zinc ribbon protein, translated to MPIFEYVCKQCRQRFEAVVYGAQKPECPSCHSVGLEQQLSVFSVGASKTHARSRPAAAPCGTCGDPRGPGSCAMD
- a CDS encoding 2'-5' RNA ligase family protein; its protein translation is MQPLHYAVVAYVRNSVGRFVEELRREVYPEHSHSPAHVSILPPRLITGSEAAALGTLEELCSTFQPFDIVLGDVDTFVPITPTVHIQVKEGAEQMRRLHDHLNRGSLEFLEPWAYRPHLTVVKLAADAEAQAAEALSRERWSRYRGPRTIRLDELTFVREGPHNRWVDLAPVHLGRQLTRPR
- a CDS encoding AsmA-like C-terminal region-containing protein; the protein is MTTVGGTRGRRFAIAVVAGLGLVAIILAGSALRRHWVMPFAKQRVVAMVQERFEGEVEIRQLEISGLLFLRIAGQELTLRSPERRDVPPLFHVRAFTVETSLWGLLRKPPHVNRVQVEGLKITVPPPVPSTRSSLGRKLAAYRIVVGEIVSDDAQLIILPKREGRLPVVFDIHHLVLRSSGSDRAMSFRASLTNPKPLGEIDATGHFGPWVAEEPSLTPVSGDYSFRDADLNTIRGIGGILSSRGTFEGILGRLAVEGETDTPDFSVDIAGNPIPLHTRFSAVVDGTSGDTFLDPVEARLGNSTIIARGGVARTVDPKGRVVALDVNVPEGRIEDLLRLAVKDTAPPMTGPVRLQTTFLLPPGNERIAQRLDLRGDFHLASARFTKLSVRKKLGTLSARGRGKTETEGSEVASDLAGRFQLRNGRLSLSRLTFKVPGATVRLQGHYDLLPGTLDLRGTLALEAKLSETTTGVKSFMLKAIDPWFARKGAGTLLPIQVSGTAKEPQFGVDVGKALRRAD
- a CDS encoding alpha/beta fold hydrolase; its protein translation is MKPQTMPPAFAPSHPFHPRLGLAGPHRQTIAATFLPRRYRLPPPEERRFKVEEGSEVLCHCHWQADRHAALTVVLVHGLEGSSDSQYVLGTAAKAWAAGMNVVRMNQRNCGGSERLTPTLYHSGLSGDMGAVARALIAEGLLRLALVGFSMGGNLVTKLAGEWGDGAPPEVLAFAAVSPSMDLAAAADAIHLPENRLYEWNFLRGLERRIRLKVRLFPGRYARESLRWMRSVREFDDQVTARYSGFRDADDYYERSSASRVVDRIARPTLIVHSDDDPFIPLLPLTRVHIRANPNITFLETRRGGHCAFLAPAGDYDGRWAEQTVVEFLSAQFSSASSPVNFPEKVQP
- a CDS encoding nucleotide sugar dehydrogenase, producing MHIGVYGTGYLGTVVSACLADFGLPVTCYDRDEIRIARLQQGQLPFCEKNLTDMVRRNVRVGRLTYTTELAHFTSRADVFYLAPDSSRQIDEAAEEISANARPRSVVVIATPVPVGTAVRIEQRLQETKQDLQVVAQPMFLTDGCAVEDFNWPDRIVLGTGSNEAVFTLKQIYRPLIMRGVPVIVTSPSTAELVREAATAYLATKVAFINEIASLCEGVQADAVDLALALGLDRKIAPRCLQPGTAFGGPFVETQMDSLAQLAVRHGQALKVLAAAREVNATISDRMADKITTLLHSVPGKEVGILGLAFKPHTNSVAQSSAVQLARRLTARGAHVRAYDPVAMSEARQELNGTVKYCETPYAAAEGSDALVVGTGWPEFRDLDFDRIKRTLKRPLIVDTKNLLDATRLRAMGFEYVGVGRS